Genomic DNA from Streptomyces sp. NBC_01571:
TGTCGGGGCGGCGGCCGTGGCCGCGAAGAAGGGGGTCGACAAGACCAAGGACGAGGCCGAAGCCGCCGTTGAACGCGGAGTCGACGGGGCAACCGCCGGTCTCGACTCCGGCGGTTCGTCTGCGGCCTCGACTGCGGGCGGCGATTCCGACGGCGGCGGTGGTCACGCCTCCGGCGGGGACGCGCCGTCTGCCGGAAGCGCTCCTGACTCCGCTGTCCCGGACAGCGCGGCGGCGGGCGGGGAGCCGGTGGATCCGGCGGGCCCGCAGTCCTGGCCGCCACCTGAGCCCCCGGAGGAGCCGGAACCCCCCTCGCCGGACGAGGAGATGCGCTGATGCCCGTCCCGACGCACGTCCAGGAGTAGTTGTGGCTCGCACCTTCACCTACCCGCGGCCGAGGCCGCGCGGCCTGCTCGGCCGCAAGCTCGAAGCCGATGAGCAGCTCGTCTTGGGAGCCGGCTTCGTCGGCGGACTCATCGCTGCCTGGATCCTCGGCGGCATCCTGCTGAAGGTCATCGGCTTCGTGCTGATCGCGGGCGCCTGTGCCTGGGCCACTCTGGCGCCGTACCGGGGGCGCACCTACGTCCGCTGGTTCGAGATCAACCGGACCTACAAGAAGTTGCTGCGGGACGGCTCGCTGCTCTACAGGTCCAGGGCGCCGTACGCCGGCCGATACGCCGACGGCCGCCGCGTCCCGATCGGCGTCCCGGTCGGCGTCCCGCAGAACATGCAGTGGATCACCGCCCGTACCGCGTTCGGTGAGATCGCGATCGTGCTGCAGCCGGACGAGCTGATGTTCACCGCTGTGGTCGAGGTGGAAGGCCAGCGCGACTTCGGCAGCCTCGACACCGCGGACAAGGAGGCCCTGATCCGGGCCTACGAGCACCTGCTGAAGACAACGGCCGACAGCGGCGGGCGGATCCGCCGCCTCCAGTGGGTCAGCAGGGTCATCCCCACCGACCCCAACGCCCATGCCCGGGACGCCGCCGAACGGCGTGACACGAACAGCGCGACGTGGCTGCAGCAGTCGTATGACGACCTGATCCGGCGCGTCGCGGTCACCGCAGAAGACCGTCGGCTGCTGCTCGTGGTGGGCATCCCCTACACCGCTGACCTGGTCGCCGAGGCCCGCCGCTACAACACCCTCCACGAGGGCTACGCGATCACGCTCGGGCAGGAGATCGAGAGCTTCATCCGGACGCTGGGACGCGGACAACTTCGCCACGTCCGCAATCTCGACGAAGCCGGGCTGGCCTCCTACCTGCACCACGCCTACGACCCCAGCCACTGGATCGACGACACCGCCGGCATGGACCGGATCACCTGCTGGCCCGCCGTCCTCGACGCCCGTAACAAGAAGTACATGGCCTCCCGCAGCTGGGAGGCCACCGAGGACAACTGGTACTCGATGACCGCCTGGGTGAAGGAACTTCCCGTTCTCCCGGTCGGCATCAACTTCCTCGCGCCGATCCTGCTCTACCTCCAGGACATCATCCTGTCGGTGTCCGTGGTCATGGACCTCGTCAGCACGGACCAGGCGATCACCGAAGCCATGGCGGACGCGACGAACGAGCTGGGCCAGGCGGACAAGAAGGCCGGACGCATCGAGGACCCGCGGGAGCAGAAGGCCCAGAGTGCCTCGATACGCACCATGCGGGACATCGCCGACGGTGCGGCGGGTACGCGGCTCGCCGCCTGGATCACCGTCACCTCGCCCACGCTGGACGCCCTGCGCCGTGACGCCGATACGGTCCGCGCCGGCGCCACCCGCGCCGGACTGCGGCTGGAGTGGTGCGACACCGAGCACCACCGGGCCTTCGCCAACACCCTGCCCTTCACCGCCGGACTGCTGAAGGAAGGGCGGTAGCGATGCTGGAGATGCTGCGGCGCCAGACACAGACCCGGCGACGGGCCGTCCGCTCGACCACCAGCCACGCCTGTGGCCTCTACCCGGCGGTCGGCGCGGCCAGCATGGACCCCCGCGGTGTGATCATCGGCCGAGAGGCCTACAGCGGCAAGGCCTACATCTACGACCCCTTCATTCTGTACAACCCGCAGGCGCGGGTGCGGCTCGCCAGCGGGCACGCGTTGATCCTGGGCAAGTCCGGCTATGGCAAGTCCGCGCTGGAGAAGACCTACGTGTTGCGGCAACTGCGTTTCCGTGACAGGAGCTTCGCGATTCTGGACGCGCAAGGCGAGGACGGCGCCGGCGAATGGGACGGTATCGCGCGGCAGTTGGGCATCACGCCGATCCGGCTCGTCTACGGGGCGGGCGACGGCGGCGAGGGAGTGCGGATCAACCCGCTCGACGGCCGCATTCCTGCCGAGCACCAGTTCAAGGTGCTCGTGTCCATGATGGAGATCCTCACCGGCACCCTCACCTCGCAGACCAAGTTCGCCCTGGCCGAGGCTCACAAGACGGCCATCGCCGCCGCCCGCGAGCAGCAGCGCGTGGCGATCCTCTCCGATGTCCTGGACGGGCTGACCGCTCCGCAGCCGACTCTTCTCGGGCAACAGCCGGTCACACCGGAGGAGTTGGTGGAGTGGGGTCAGCCGGCGGCGCTGGCCCTGGACTCGCTGTGCAACCCCAGCCGTGACTTGGCGGGCATGTTTGACGGGCCGACGACCGAAGGCATCGACCTCGATGCCCGGTTGATCATCTTCGATCTGACGAAGCTGCCGCGCGAGGGCGAGGCCATGCCGCTGCTGATGGCGGTCATCGGGCCCTGGCTGCGGTTCGGATGGATCAAGCCGAATGACCGGATCAAGAGGACTTTGATCGTCGAGGAGGCCTGGCACATCCTCTCCCACCGCCCTGTCGCGCGGTTGTTCGAGGAGCTGGTCAGGTACGGCAGGCGCCTGGGGTTGTCCTTCTGGGCGGTCCTGCACCACCTCGGGGATCTGCTCCTGGAGCAGGCCCCGGAGGCGGCGGCCATCCTGAAGTTGACGGCGACCAGGGTCGTGTATCACATGGACCGGGACGAGGCCGAGACCACCGCCAACTACCTGGGGCTTCCCGACTGGGCGCGCAAGGCGCTGGCGGACGGTTCCAACGTGTGCGCGCCAGGGCGGGCCATCTGGCAGGTGGGTTCGCGGATCAACCTGGTGGAACATATCCGGACCCCGCTGGAGATCCGGCTGACGGACACCAACCGCAGGATGTCTGAGCGGCAGCGAGAGCCCGGGGACCGCCAGGGCGCGCAGGTGTCGGCTCCGATGATTCGCCTCCACAAGGGGGCGGCGGCATGATGCCGAAAGCAGCTACCCCGAAGACCGCGGCTCGCCTGCGCCTCGGTCGCGATGCCGTGTGGATCCTCCCGTTGGTCGCGGCGTTCGTGCTCACCGCGCTGCTGTGGTTGACCGCGATCCTGTCCGGTCTCCTGGCACACGGACGGCCAGCGGCCGTCAGCTGGGACTCCGCGGGCCATGCGGTCGTTGCTGTCTTTCGTCACCCCGGCGATCCTGCAGCCGCCTGGCCGCCGAGTGCGGGCGTAGCCGGCCCGCTCGTGTTCTGGCCCGCCTTCCTCCTGCTGCTCGCCGCGGCGACCTGGGGGATGTGGAAGACGTACTGGTGGTGGAAGCACCGGGGCGTTGACGGCGCCGACGGGATGGCGACCCGGGCTCAGCTGGAGAAGGCCATGGGCGAGCAACAGGCCCTGTCCCGTGCCGGATCGCTGCGTCCCACACTCGCCGAGCAGAACCCAAAAGCCATCACCATCCGCGACGTCGCCGTCTACATCGGCAGCGCAGACCCCTCGGAAATCCATCTCTGGATCACGATCGAGGAATCGATGATCCTGGTCGCCCCGCCGCGAGAGGGAAAGACCTCCCAGATCATCCTTCCCGAGATCCTCGAATTCCGTGGAACGGTCCTCGCCACCAGCAGCAAGACAGACGTCCTCTACAACACCGCACTTCTGCGGCAGGAACACGGCCCTGTCTGGGTTCTGGACCCGACAGGACTGTCCGGCTGGCCGAATCAGCTGCGCTGGCCGCTGACCGCAGGCTGTGAGGAATACCAGGTCGCGCGCAAGCGTGCCGAGACCCTCGCAGCGACCACGAAAAGCGAAGAAGGGACAAAGAATGGCGGTTATTTCGCGCTCAACGCGAAAACCCTTATTACCTGCTGGCTGCATGCCGCAGCCCTCCATAACCGGCCCGTCCTCGACGTGCTGGCCTGGGCGACGGACCCCGACAACCGCGAGGCCGTCGACCTTCTGGCCGCGAAGGGCAAGCATCTGCTCGCCGCCGCGCTCGCCGGCCAGCACGCTGCGGCCGAGGAGGAACGATCCGCCACCTGGAGGACCGCGGAGCAGTCATTCATCGCGCTCTATGACGAGAAGGTCGCCGAGATCTTCGCCCCCCAGGGGGACGTGGAAGTTTTCGACATCGAAACCTATCTCCGGCAGTCCGGAACGCTGTTCCTGATCGGCGAGGACGAAGAGGGCTCCTCCCTGGCACCACTGAATGCCGCTTTCGCTAAAGCGATGTTCGACACCGCCAAGAGGGTTGCGGCCCGCAGCCCCAACGGGCGTCTTCCGATTCCGCTGGGCTGTTTCCTGGACGAGCTGGCCAACGTGGCGCCACTGCCGGAAATTCCGAGCCTGATGAGTGTCAGCGGATCGCAGAACATTTTCATCATGGCGGTTCTTCAGGGCTATGCTCAAGCGGAGGAGCGCTGGGGTGCCCTGGGCGTGCGGAAGATGTTCGCCAGCGGCACGGTGAAGGTCTTCCTGGGCGGTATCAGCGACCCCGAAGAGTTGAAATCCTACAGCTCTCTCGCGGGTGAATTCGATGAGGACGTGGAGACCGTTTCCGATGACGGGGACCGGGTCTCGGTGTCCACGTCGGTGCGCCGCCGTGCGGTGGTGGAGCCTGCCGCGATCCGGATGATCCCGGAGCGCGGCGGGATGGTGTTCCACCGCCGCACCCCCGCCACGCTCGTCACCTTCATCCGTGCCCACGAAGGGCCGCGGGCGGTGGAGATCAAGGAAGCCACCCGCAGGGCGCACGAGATGGTCGCCGACCGCGTCCGGCTGGAGAAGGCGGGCGGCGGCCATGGCTAGCGGCTTCGATGACATCTTCGCCGAACTCACCAACATCAACGCCGAGCAGGTGCTTCTCAGCGAGCGCGTCAAGCTGCTGGAGGAGCAGCTGGAGGCCGGAGGATCCGGCAGCGGGGATGCCGACGGCGAGCAGGAACGCCCGGTCGGTGCCCCGGTGCGGTGGCACGAACTCGAAGCCGAGGAACGCGCCGTGCTCTGGGCTGAGTTCGTCCGCTGGGTGATCTGGGTCGCCGACCGGTACGAGATGACCACGGATCAGCTTCCCAGACAGTGCTGGTGGAAGCACGGCGCGGTTGTCGAGGAACTCACGGCGCTGTGGACCTCCCACGAGTCGGCCTACGCCGACGGGGAGGACGGGGGATCGGCGCCGTACCTGTGGCAAGACGCCCTCGCCCGGGCCGTGGAGCGGATGGGCCGGTTCTGGCTCGGCGCGTGCCGAAACGGCCAGCACCGGGCCCGCCACCGCGATGCCCCCTGGGGCGGAGACGCGGACTACCTCGCCCTGCTCCTGGCCGCCGAAGGCCCCGAGCCCGACGGCGAAGCCGCAGGCCCGGGCGACGACGACCCGCCCGATCCGGACGAGGACGGCAGCGGATGACGACACGAGCCGGGAGTCGGGAGCCAGACATGATCATGAACAGGTACGGGCGCGCCGCCTGGGCCCACTGGCGTGAGCATCTGCCCGGCCGGTACGGGATGCTGCCGGACCCGCTGGCGTATTTCACCCGACTCGGAGAGAAGGCCGAGCGGCAGGCCGGGGAACTGACGGACGCGATGGTCCTCGCGGGCACGCCCGCCGGCGGTGAGACCAGTGAACAGCGCTCCCGACGGCTCCTTGCGGTCCAGGACGAGGCCGAACAGGTCGTGCTTCGCGAGCTGATCCGCCCATCCGCTGCTCCTTCTCCGGACGACGCCGCCTCCGCCCGAGATCTCACCGTGCCGTCATCCCCTAACTGACCCAGCCCACCCGCAGCCCATTGGGGCCCCGATGCACACAACCGCCCTTTTCGACGTTGGGAGCAGGCGTTGAGTACACCGCAGCAGCCCGCCGACGACAATTCGATCAACGACAGCGGCTTCCTGCCCGGCCTGGACTTCGGTGACCAGGATCCTCCGGCGCGGGAAGGGGCTGCGGCACGCCCGGACGGCCCGGCGGCGGGAGAGGATGAGACGGGGCACCCGGTCCCGCCCACCAGGTCCAACAGTGCCGAGCAGGCAGGGGAGTTCGACGATGAACCGGTACGGCGCACAGGCGATGACGCACTGGGAGGAGCACAAACCCCAGGCGTTCGGGGAGCTGAAGAACCCGGAGGAGTTCTTCGCGGAACTCGGGGAGGAGATCTCGACGGAGATCGAGACCCGGGCCCGGGACCTGGCGGGCCAGGAGCCGGACGGGGAGGGATACCTGCAGCGCCTGCAGCGGCTGAACACCTCCCGTTTGACGGCGGAGGGCGAAGTGCTGAGGGAGAGGGTGCTCCTGGACGTGGAGCCGGACCAGGAGTAGCACGGCCCGGGGCCCGTACGGAGCGGGAGCGGGTCGCCGCGAACATCGCGGCCGTGCACGTCGTGCTGCGGCTGCGGGCGGAGGACCGGCCGGCCACCGATGCCGAGCGGCAGGTGCTCCAGCAGTGGACGGGCTGGGGCGCCACCCCGTACCTGTTCGACGAGCGCAAGAAGTTTGCCGCCATGTTCGCGGGCGAGCGCGCCCATCTGCGCGACATCCTGTCGGACGATGAGTACGCCAAGGCTCGCTCCTCGACCCTGAACGCCCACTACACCGATCCCGCCTACGCCCGCGTCGTCTGGCAGGCCCTGCAACGGTTCGGCGTACCGGCCGGAGCGCAACTGCGAGTGCTGGAGCCCGGCGTGGGCGCAGGGCGCTTCCTCGCCGATGCCCCCGCCGATGCCGAGATCGTCGGCGTCGAGGTCGACCCCATCACCGCGGCGGTCGCCCGCGCCCTCTACCCGAA
This window encodes:
- a CDS encoding SCO6880 family protein, coding for MARTFTYPRPRPRGLLGRKLEADEQLVLGAGFVGGLIAAWILGGILLKVIGFVLIAGACAWATLAPYRGRTYVRWFEINRTYKKLLRDGSLLYRSRAPYAGRYADGRRVPIGVPVGVPQNMQWITARTAFGEIAIVLQPDELMFTAVVEVEGQRDFGSLDTADKEALIRAYEHLLKTTADSGGRIRRLQWVSRVIPTDPNAHARDAAERRDTNSATWLQQSYDDLIRRVAVTAEDRRLLLVVGIPYTADLVAEARRYNTLHEGYAITLGQEIESFIRTLGRGQLRHVRNLDEAGLASYLHHAYDPSHWIDDTAGMDRITCWPAVLDARNKKYMASRSWEATEDNWYSMTAWVKELPVLPVGINFLAPILLYLQDIILSVSVVMDLVSTDQAITEAMADATNELGQADKKAGRIEDPREQKAQSASIRTMRDIADGAAGTRLAAWITVTSPTLDALRRDADTVRAGATRAGLRLEWCDTEHHRAFANTLPFTAGLLKEGR
- a CDS encoding type IV secretory system conjugative DNA transfer family protein, with product MMPKAATPKTAARLRLGRDAVWILPLVAAFVLTALLWLTAILSGLLAHGRPAAVSWDSAGHAVVAVFRHPGDPAAAWPPSAGVAGPLVFWPAFLLLLAAATWGMWKTYWWWKHRGVDGADGMATRAQLEKAMGEQQALSRAGSLRPTLAEQNPKAITIRDVAVYIGSADPSEIHLWITIEESMILVAPPREGKTSQIILPEILEFRGTVLATSSKTDVLYNTALLRQEHGPVWVLDPTGLSGWPNQLRWPLTAGCEEYQVARKRAETLAATTKSEEGTKNGGYFALNAKTLITCWLHAAALHNRPVLDVLAWATDPDNREAVDLLAAKGKHLLAAALAGQHAAAEEERSATWRTAEQSFIALYDEKVAEIFAPQGDVEVFDIETYLRQSGTLFLIGEDEEGSSLAPLNAAFAKAMFDTAKRVAARSPNGRLPIPLGCFLDELANVAPLPEIPSLMSVSGSQNIFIMAVLQGYAQAEERWGALGVRKMFASGTVKVFLGGISDPEELKSYSSLAGEFDEDVETVSDDGDRVSVSTSVRRRAVVEPAAIRMIPERGGMVFHRRTPATLVTFIRAHEGPRAVEIKEATRRAHEMVADRVRLEKAGGGHG
- a CDS encoding ATP/GTP-binding protein; translated protein: MLEMLRRQTQTRRRAVRSTTSHACGLYPAVGAASMDPRGVIIGREAYSGKAYIYDPFILYNPQARVRLASGHALILGKSGYGKSALEKTYVLRQLRFRDRSFAILDAQGEDGAGEWDGIARQLGITPIRLVYGAGDGGEGVRINPLDGRIPAEHQFKVLVSMMEILTGTLTSQTKFALAEAHKTAIAAAREQQRVAILSDVLDGLTAPQPTLLGQQPVTPEELVEWGQPAALALDSLCNPSRDLAGMFDGPTTEGIDLDARLIIFDLTKLPREGEAMPLLMAVIGPWLRFGWIKPNDRIKRTLIVEEAWHILSHRPVARLFEELVRYGRRLGLSFWAVLHHLGDLLLEQAPEAAAILKLTATRVVYHMDRDEAETTANYLGLPDWARKALADGSNVCAPGRAIWQVGSRINLVEHIRTPLEIRLTDTNRRMSERQREPGDRQGAQVSAPMIRLHKGAAA